Proteins from a single region of Methanoculleus taiwanensis:
- a CDS encoding homocitrate synthase family protein: protein MKPWHIEICDVTLRDGEQTPGVSFTCEEKLKIAERLDAVGVEVIEAGFPVVSSSEKVCVTAIARSGLSARVCCLARALKADVETAIDCDVDMVSIFIATSDLHIRHKYRKPREQVLESALAMVEYASDHGVQVRFAAEDASRTDIGFLIEMYTRGAEHGADLVSFADTVGCLTPLEMQQAVTAITGAVDHPLCVHCHNDLGCASANTITAAASGAYQLHTTVNGIGERAGNAALEEVLVALRMKGGIDRYDLAGLTDLSRYVAEVSGISPAKTKPIVGEHAFAHESGIHIAAILEDPLTYEYIMPELVGGERRFILGKHTGRRAVEHVAKAHGCTLTDGQLRWVLDQIKICSEGKCSITPDLLCDILKRAKEVPGA, encoded by the coding sequence ATGAAACCGTGGCATATTGAGATCTGTGACGTGACGCTGCGAGACGGAGAGCAGACTCCCGGCGTATCGTTTACCTGTGAAGAGAAGTTGAAGATCGCAGAACGTCTCGACGCCGTTGGTGTCGAGGTGATCGAGGCAGGATTTCCGGTTGTCTCTTCCTCGGAAAAGGTCTGCGTCACTGCCATTGCGCGAAGCGGCCTCTCCGCCCGTGTCTGCTGTCTCGCCCGGGCGTTGAAAGCCGATGTCGAGACCGCTATCGACTGCGACGTCGATATGGTCAGTATCTTCATCGCAACGTCGGACCTGCATATCAGACATAAGTACCGCAAACCCCGCGAGCAGGTGCTTGAGAGCGCCCTCGCAATGGTGGAGTACGCCTCGGATCACGGAGTCCAGGTGCGATTCGCCGCCGAGGATGCCTCCCGCACCGATATCGGGTTCCTCATCGAGATGTACACCCGGGGTGCCGAGCACGGTGCCGACCTCGTCAGCTTCGCCGATACCGTGGGGTGCCTGACACCCCTCGAGATGCAGCAGGCCGTGACGGCGATCACCGGGGCGGTAGACCACCCGCTCTGCGTGCACTGCCACAACGACCTCGGGTGTGCCTCGGCCAATACCATAACAGCGGCGGCTTCGGGAGCCTACCAGCTCCACACGACCGTCAACGGGATCGGCGAGCGCGCCGGAAACGCAGCCCTCGAAGAGGTGCTGGTCGCCCTTCGCATGAAAGGCGGTATCGACCGCTACGACCTTGCCGGTCTCACCGATCTCTCCCGGTATGTTGCAGAGGTCTCCGGCATCAGTCCGGCAAAGACGAAGCCGATAGTCGGGGAGCACGCCTTCGCTCATGAGAGCGGCATCCACATTGCGGCGATCCTCGAAGACCCGCTGACGTACGAGTACATCATGCCCGAGCTGGTCGGCGGCGAACGGCGGTTCATCCTCGGCAAGCATACGGGGAGACGTGCGGTCGAGCACGTGGCAAAGGCGCACGGGTGCACCCTGACCGACGGCCAGCTGCGGTGGGTGCTCGATCAGATCAAGATCTGCAGTGAAGGCAAGTGCAGCATCACGCCGGATCTCCTCTGCGATATTCTGAAACGGGCAAAGGAGGTGCCGGGAGCATGA
- a CDS encoding aconitase/3-isopropylmalate dehydratase large subunit family protein codes for MSTLAERILGAAEGAYVDRAVDIAFAHDGTGVLTRETLREMGVEKLACPERVHLIFDHIVPANTSMTANLQKELREYASSAGLAFSDVGGGICHQVMSEGVVLPGQIVVGADSHTCTLGAFGAFATGVGATDMAAIWASGSTWFRVPETIELSLTGHLQGAAEPKDLALAYVGRLGMDGASYRALEFTGEAAADISMAGRLTLCNMAVETGAKTGMFYADTTTVRYLAGCGIAADRQKREEAKYAQSHEFDLGAITPLVAVPHRVDTVREVAEVAGIPLDQVFVGTCTNGRFEDLQRFARIVRGKKVAVRTIVVPASRAVLQAAAQSGALADIVEAGCVVGTPGCGPCLGAHTGVLGEGEVCLSTANRNFKNRMGVGGEIYLSSVATAAASALSGTITEPEVV; via the coding sequence ATGAGCACCCTTGCCGAACGTATCCTCGGTGCGGCCGAAGGAGCGTATGTGGATCGTGCCGTCGATATTGCCTTCGCCCACGACGGAACCGGGGTTCTCACGCGGGAGACGCTCCGGGAGATGGGGGTGGAGAAGCTCGCCTGCCCTGAGCGTGTGCACCTGATCTTCGACCATATCGTTCCTGCCAATACTTCGATGACGGCGAACCTCCAGAAGGAGCTCCGGGAGTATGCCAGTTCCGCCGGCCTTGCGTTCTCCGACGTCGGCGGGGGCATCTGCCACCAGGTCATGAGCGAAGGCGTCGTCCTCCCCGGGCAGATAGTCGTCGGTGCCGACTCGCATACCTGCACCCTCGGTGCCTTCGGGGCATTTGCGACCGGGGTGGGTGCGACGGATATGGCCGCGATCTGGGCGTCGGGCTCCACCTGGTTCCGGGTGCCGGAGACGATCGAGCTCTCCCTCACCGGTCATCTGCAGGGGGCGGCGGAACCGAAAGATCTGGCGCTCGCCTACGTCGGCAGGCTCGGTATGGACGGAGCGTCGTACCGGGCGCTTGAGTTCACGGGAGAAGCGGCGGCGGATATCTCCATGGCCGGAAGGCTCACCCTCTGCAATATGGCGGTCGAGACCGGGGCGAAGACCGGTATGTTCTATGCCGATACCACAACGGTCCGCTACCTTGCAGGATGCGGCATCGCTGCCGACCGCCAGAAGCGTGAGGAGGCGAAATACGCACAATCCCACGAGTTCGATCTCGGGGCGATCACACCCCTGGTCGCGGTGCCGCACCGGGTGGATACCGTCCGGGAAGTCGCTGAGGTTGCCGGGATACCGCTCGACCAGGTCTTCGTCGGGACGTGCACCAACGGCAGGTTCGAAGACCTCCAGCGGTTTGCCCGGATCGTCCGCGGAAAGAAGGTCGCGGTCAGGACGATCGTCGTGCCCGCATCGCGGGCCGTGCTCCAGGCGGCCGCACAGTCCGGTGCCCTCGCGGATATCGTTGAGGCGGGTTGCGTCGTGGGGACACCCGGCTGCGGCCCCTGCCTCGGCGCCCACACCGGGGTGCTGGGCGAGGGCGAGGTCTGCCTCTCGACTGCCAACCGGAACTTCAAGAACCGGATGGGTGTGGGCGGCGAGATTTACCTCTCGTCGGTCGCCACCGCGGCGGCAAGCGCTCTTTCCGGCACGATCACCGAACCGGAGGTGGTATAA
- a CDS encoding LeuD/DmdB family oxidoreductase small subunit: MYGEGRAVCLGSDIDTDVIIAGRYLRTKDRSLWAEHVLEDLDPALAGRLAGAVVVAGKNMGCGSSREQAVIALKEAGVVGIVAPSFARIFFRNAINIGLPVIEADLPCTDGALVRFDLNEGWVEVDGARFPARPLSPRMVDILAAGGLVGYWRSHR, from the coding sequence ATGTACGGTGAAGGCCGTGCCGTCTGCCTCGGCAGCGATATCGACACCGACGTCATCATCGCCGGCCGCTACCTCCGCACCAAAGACCGCTCTCTCTGGGCGGAGCACGTCCTTGAGGATCTCGATCCGGCCCTTGCAGGCCGTCTTGCCGGTGCCGTGGTCGTCGCAGGGAAGAACATGGGGTGCGGCTCGTCCCGGGAACAGGCGGTCATCGCCCTTAAGGAGGCGGGGGTTGTCGGGATCGTCGCCCCGTCGTTTGCCCGTATCTTCTTTAGAAACGCGATTAACATCGGCCTCCCCGTGATCGAGGCCGATCTCCCCTGCACGGACGGGGCGCTCGTCCGGTTCGACCTCAATGAGGGATGGGTTGAGGTGGACGGTGCACGTTTCCCCGCCCGCCCCCTCTCGCCGCGGATGGTTGATATCCTGGCGGCAGGCGGTCTTGTCGGGTACTGGAGGTCGCACCGGTGA
- a CDS encoding DUF7714 family protein, with the protein MIFPAHCKEVGYDAGHRPCGERVYFLTRYIIRETEDGHEVLEVELDRTGTGLMRKVTGLRLLAAGDDVVCYPDRVQLHDRRGLVEKALRSGRRCTIFTGYDEHTSFVLDPDLSGFLRLHVYDIEPPRPHLAATIRDLEACGLFGDLEVVFVEHLRDIVGIDADVFPCRAAGFSRTLDADAVHSGDRVAGCMTGRDLVRECYGEAFELENTCPLSLVAEEPFIARCCRSEREGVGTYDGKFGAVVHWGATPAAIAGAVTEVVRRWRCDGADSGR; encoded by the coding sequence GTGATCTTTCCGGCACACTGCAAAGAGGTCGGGTACGATGCCGGCCATCGGCCCTGCGGCGAACGGGTCTACTTCCTGACCCGCTACATCATTCGCGAGACGGAGGACGGGCACGAGGTGCTCGAAGTCGAGCTCGACCGGACCGGGACGGGACTGATGCGAAAGGTGACGGGGCTGCGTCTCCTCGCCGCAGGAGATGACGTAGTCTGCTATCCTGACCGGGTGCAGCTCCACGACCGGCGAGGCCTCGTCGAGAAGGCGCTCCGGTCGGGACGGCGCTGCACCATCTTTACCGGATACGACGAGCATACCTCGTTCGTGCTCGATCCCGATCTCTCCGGTTTTCTCCGCCTGCACGTCTACGATATAGAGCCTCCCCGCCCTCACCTCGCCGCTACCATCAGGGATCTCGAAGCATGCGGCCTCTTTGGCGATCTCGAGGTGGTCTTTGTGGAGCACCTCCGGGATATCGTGGGGATCGATGCCGATGTCTTCCCCTGCCGTGCGGCGGGATTCTCCCGGACGCTCGATGCGGATGCCGTGCATAGCGGCGACCGGGTGGCCGGGTGCATGACCGGCAGGGATCTTGTCCGGGAGTGCTACGGCGAGGCGTTCGAACTCGAGAACACCTGCCCGCTCTCTCTGGTGGCAGAGGAACCGTTTATCGCCCGCTGCTGCAGGAGCGAGCGGGAAGGAGTCGGCACGTACGATGGGAAGTTCGGTGCCGTGGTGCACTGGGGTGCGACACCTGCGGCGATTGCGGGTGCGGTGACTGAAGTTGTGAGGAGGTGGAGATGCGATGGTGCAGATAGCGGTCGTTGA
- a CDS encoding isocitrate/isopropylmalate dehydrogenase family protein: MVQIAVVEGDGIGQEVIPVARAVIEAVRPDFSLYDVEVGYGRWKRTGSACDAETMESLRAADAILFGAVTTPPDPEYRSVLLQIRRDLDLYANIRPIRGDGFDLVIVRENTEGLYSGIEWREADRACTLRVITEKGSRRIARCACTLAKQRRHLTIGNKANVLKSDAFFLEICTREAEEAGVPCKAHYIDALCLDILMHPDRYDVIVTTNMFGDILSDAAAYLVGGLGLLPSANIGDKHAFFEPVHGSAPDIAGKNVANPIAAIKSAAMMLRHFGDTEHAAAVEEAVRLTVAKGTRTVDLGGATGTREFGEAVLGELGALIGP; the protein is encoded by the coding sequence ATGGTGCAGATAGCGGTCGTTGAAGGGGACGGCATCGGGCAGGAGGTGATCCCGGTCGCCCGCGCCGTCATCGAGGCGGTCAGGCCGGATTTTTCACTATATGATGTCGAAGTCGGCTACGGGCGGTGGAAGCGGACGGGGAGCGCCTGCGATGCGGAGACGATGGAAAGCCTGAGGGCGGCAGACGCGATCCTCTTCGGTGCGGTGACGACGCCGCCCGACCCGGAGTACCGGAGCGTCCTTCTGCAGATCCGCCGCGATCTCGACCTCTATGCCAACATCCGCCCGATCCGCGGTGACGGGTTCGATCTCGTCATCGTACGGGAGAATACCGAAGGTCTCTATTCCGGGATCGAGTGGCGGGAGGCGGATCGCGCCTGCACCCTCCGGGTGATTACGGAGAAGGGGAGCCGGCGGATCGCCCGGTGCGCCTGCACCCTTGCGAAGCAGCGGCGGCACCTGACGATCGGCAACAAAGCGAACGTTCTCAAGTCGGATGCTTTCTTCCTCGAGATCTGCACACGCGAGGCAGAAGAAGCAGGAGTGCCCTGCAAAGCCCACTACATCGATGCACTCTGCCTCGACATCCTGATGCACCCTGACCGCTACGATGTCATCGTCACCACGAACATGTTCGGTGATATTCTGAGCGATGCCGCCGCTTACCTCGTCGGGGGGCTCGGGCTGCTCCCGAGCGCCAACATCGGCGATAAGCATGCGTTCTTCGAACCGGTTCACGGAAGTGCTCCGGATATCGCCGGGAAGAATGTTGCAAACCCGATCGCGGCGATCAAGAGTGCTGCGATGATGCTGCGGCACTTCGGGGATACGGAGCATGCGGCAGCCGTCGAGGAGGCCGTCCGGCTGACCGTTGCAAAGGGCACCCGGACGGTCGATCTCGGCGGGGCGACCGGAACGCGGGAGTTTGGCGAGGCGGTTCTCGGCGAGCTCGGAGCCCTGATCGGTCCCTGA
- a CDS encoding deoxyribonuclease IV, producing MVRVGCHVSIAGSIDQAIGRAEERGCDTFQIFSRNPRGWSAKDLDEDAVAAFRTGVSSADLHPVVDHMPYLPNLATSKDEIFEKSVATLTAELERCGVLGIPYLVTHLGHHGGVGVEAGMQRVADAVNRALADADSDAMLLLENTAGDKNSVGTTAADIRRIMDGIEDLSRIGICFDTCHAFAAGYELRTRDGIEETFGIFDDLIDLAHLRVIHLNDTKGGLGSHLDRHEHIGLGCIGEEGFRLLLSHPAVRDLPLICETPVDERRDDAGNISAVRELARHG from the coding sequence ATGGTGCGGGTTGGATGCCACGTCTCGATCGCCGGATCGATCGATCAGGCTATTGGGAGGGCAGAAGAGCGGGGCTGCGATACGTTTCAGATATTCTCGAGAAACCCCCGGGGCTGGAGCGCGAAAGACCTTGATGAGGATGCCGTGGCGGCGTTCAGGACGGGGGTATCTTCGGCCGATCTCCATCCCGTCGTCGATCACATGCCCTATCTCCCGAATCTGGCGACATCGAAGGATGAGATCTTCGAAAAATCCGTTGCGACGCTGACTGCCGAGCTCGAGCGGTGCGGGGTGCTCGGTATCCCGTACCTGGTCACCCATCTCGGGCACCACGGCGGCGTAGGTGTTGAGGCCGGGATGCAGCGGGTGGCCGATGCCGTCAACAGGGCGCTCGCCGATGCGGATTCCGATGCAATGCTGCTCCTTGAGAACACGGCAGGGGATAAGAACAGCGTGGGGACGACTGCTGCCGATATCCGCCGGATTATGGACGGGATCGAGGATCTGAGCCGTATCGGTATCTGTTTCGATACCTGTCACGCCTTTGCGGCAGGCTATGAACTTCGGACCCGCGATGGTATCGAAGAGACGTTCGGGATCTTCGACGACCTGATTGATCTCGCGCACCTGCGGGTGATTCACCTGAACGATACGAAGGGAGGCCTCGGCAGCCATCTTGACCGGCATGAGCATATCGGCCTCGGGTGCATCGGCGAGGAGGGTTTCCGTCTCCTCCTCAGCCACCCGGCCGTGCGCGATCTGCCGCTTATCTGTGAAACCCCGGTTGATGAGCGGCGTGACGACGCAGGGAACATCTCTGCCGTCCGGGAACTTGCCCGGCACGGTTAG
- a CDS encoding PKD domain-containing protein has protein sequence MASLLALPVLAAPGIETPICTAAGSQVRPDIDGSLIVWADYRSGDAEIYLYDLTTDVETRITTNPSRQTSPSISGSRIVWEDNRNGNLDIYLYDLTSDQEIQLTNAVANQWNPIISGDRAIWYDVRNSGMHICLYDIPTGTEILIPCSAVTTWKPAISGNLVAWEDNRDGNGEIYAYDILEGKQIRITDDPARQTYPAISGRVILWEDERNGSPDIYLFDLATGVEERITDNAASQVSPAIDGDLIAWEDRRNGNWDICIYDRPTGTETLITTAVANQWFPSVSGDRVVWEDLRSGVSNPDIYLYTVTGGDLLTASFSASPTSGEVPLDVQFTDSSSGSPTSWLWDFGDGTTSDEQNPVHTYTEVGTYTVSLTATDGSESSTEEKVDLIRVAVLPDAGFDANVSSGMAPLTVGFTDLSTGEPTAWSWEFGDGATSTEQNPVHTYAAAGAYTVSLNATNAAGSDIEEQIDLITVTEPVNASFTANATSGATPLTIQFTDTSTGAPTSWSWDFGDGATSTEQSPVHTYTAEGTYTVSLTATNAVSDDTRVETDYIVATVFPGAGFDVNVSSGMAPLTVQFTDLSTGEPTAWSWEFGDGATSTEQNPVHTYAAAGAYTVTLNATNAAGSDIEEQVDLITAIGPVTASFTANVTGGVVPFAVGFTDTSTGAPTSWSWDFGDGATSTEQSPVHIYTVEGTYTVSLTATNAVSDDTLVETDLITATALPGPSFDANVTEGGEPLVVAFTDTSTDNPTAWSWEFGDGATSTEQNPVHTYAAAGAYTVSLAVTNAVGSATEEKVGYIRVFVPPSANFTADVSSGTAPLTVQFTDLSIGEPTSWLWDFGDGATSAEQHPTHAYPAGTFTVSLTVSNPAGGNTTAAADSISVSPAPVVSSSSGGGGGGKRASSMSPPTPTVTPEPVITNETVTPIGVNASGIATCRMVFVSSDNVAALLLDEGVRALCDSGTSLESISVDPIDAADLPASPNGIAVLVPGYAYQFGPEGASFDPAVTVTFTLPDEIWDEHIAGNSTFSVKWYNGMAGVWEDIPATVDDTTRTVSASIDHFSIYALFTESPAADPLAAGVVVLADSEAVDSSGGLPFMQIALGLCALFVLVGGAYIYAGRHRQ, from the coding sequence ATGGCATCACTGCTGGCACTACCGGTTCTCGCTGCTCCCGGTATCGAAACGCCGATCTGTACGGCGGCGGGATCGCAGGTCAGACCCGATATCGACGGTAGCCTCATTGTCTGGGCCGATTATCGAAGCGGTGATGCGGAGATCTATCTCTACGATCTCACAACCGATGTGGAAACGCGGATAACGACAAATCCGTCTCGCCAGACTTCGCCTTCCATCTCCGGGAGCCGGATTGTCTGGGAGGATAACCGGAACGGAAATCTGGACATCTACCTGTATGACCTGACATCAGACCAGGAGATTCAACTTACAAACGCGGTCGCCAACCAGTGGAATCCGATCATCTCCGGTGATCGGGCCATCTGGTACGACGTTCGAAACAGCGGGATGCATATCTGCCTCTATGATATCCCGACCGGTACGGAGATCCTGATCCCGTGCAGCGCTGTCACGACCTGGAAGCCTGCAATATCAGGAAACCTGGTGGCCTGGGAGGATAACCGGGACGGAAACGGCGAGATATACGCCTATGATATCCTCGAGGGGAAACAGATCCGGATCACCGATGATCCTGCCCGCCAGACCTATCCGGCAATATCCGGCAGAGTCATCCTGTGGGAGGACGAGCGGAACGGGAGTCCGGATATCTATCTCTTCGACCTTGCTACCGGTGTTGAGGAGCGGATCACGGATAACGCCGCCTCACAGGTATCGCCGGCGATCGACGGCGACCTGATAGCATGGGAAGACCGCCGCAACGGCAATTGGGATATCTGCATCTACGATCGCCCCACCGGCACCGAGACACTCATCACGACCGCGGTCGCCAATCAGTGGTTCCCGTCAGTCTCCGGAGACCGGGTCGTCTGGGAGGATCTCCGTAGCGGCGTCAGCAACCCCGACATCTACCTCTATACAGTCACCGGCGGCGATCTCCTGACGGCCTCATTCTCGGCATCGCCGACCAGCGGCGAGGTACCGCTTGACGTGCAGTTCACCGACAGTTCATCCGGCAGTCCGACCTCGTGGCTCTGGGATTTCGGTGACGGAACGACTTCGGATGAGCAGAACCCGGTCCACACCTATACCGAAGTGGGCACGTATACAGTTTCGCTGACCGCAACAGATGGGTCCGAAAGCAGTACTGAGGAGAAGGTCGACCTGATCCGGGTTGCCGTGCTTCCCGATGCAGGCTTTGACGCGAACGTCTCTTCCGGTATGGCTCCGCTCACCGTCGGGTTCACCGATCTGTCGACCGGCGAGCCGACGGCGTGGTCATGGGAGTTCGGCGACGGTGCGACCTCGACCGAGCAGAACCCGGTTCACACCTATGCTGCGGCAGGTGCGTATACCGTCTCGCTGAACGCGACCAACGCGGCAGGCAGCGACATCGAAGAGCAGATCGACCTGATAACGGTGACCGAGCCGGTGAACGCGTCCTTCACGGCGAATGCGACCTCGGGCGCAACGCCGCTCACCATACAGTTCACCGATACATCGACCGGTGCTCCGACCTCATGGTCATGGGACTTCGGCGACGGCGCGACCTCGACGGAGCAGAGCCCGGTTCATACCTATACTGCAGAAGGTACGTACACCGTCTCGCTGACCGCAACGAACGCTGTTTCGGATGACACCCGGGTCGAGACAGATTATATCGTTGCAACCGTGTTTCCCGGCGCGGGCTTCGATGTGAACGTCTCTTCCGGCATGGCTCCGCTCACCGTGCAGTTCACCGATCTGTCGACCGGCGAGCCGACGGCGTGGTCATGGGAGTTCGGCGACGGTGCGACCTCGACGGAGCAGAATCCGGTTCACACCTATGCCGCGGCAGGTGCGTATACCGTCACGCTGAACGCGACCAACGCGGCAGGCAGCGACATCGAAGAGCAGGTCGACCTGATAACGGCGATCGGACCGGTAACCGCATCCTTCACGGCCAATGTGACCGGTGGTGTGGTGCCGTTCGCCGTTGGGTTCACCGATACATCGACCGGTGCTCCGACCTCATGGTCATGGGACTTCGGCGACGGCGCGACCTCGACGGAGCAGAGCCCGGTGCACATCTATACTGTGGAAGGTACGTACACCGTCTCGCTGACCGCAACGAACGCTGTTTCGGATGATACCCTGGTTGAAACCGACCTTATTACTGCAACCGCCCTGCCCGGACCTTCCTTCGATGCGAACGTGACGGAGGGAGGGGAGCCTCTGGTCGTTGCATTCACCGATACGTCGACCGATAATCCGACGGCGTGGTCGTGGGAGTTCGGTGACGGTGCGACCTCGACGGAGCAGAACCCGGTTCACACCTATGCCGCGGCGGGTGCATATACCGTTTCACTGGCGGTGACGAATGCCGTCGGGAGTGCGACTGAAGAGAAGGTTGGGTATATCCGGGTCTTTGTCCCGCCATCGGCAAACTTCACGGCAGATGTATCCAGCGGTACGGCACCGCTCACGGTGCAGTTCACCGACCTGTCGATCGGCGAACCGACCTCGTGGCTCTGGGACTTCGGCGACGGTGCGACCTCGGCGGAGCAGCATCCGACTCACGCCTACCCGGCGGGAACGTTCACCGTTTCCCTGACCGTCAGCAACCCGGCAGGAGGGAACACGACAGCAGCGGCAGATAGCATCTCGGTATCGCCGGCCCCTGTTGTATCGAGCAGCAGTGGTGGCGGTGGCGGCGGTAAGCGTGCCAGCTCCATGTCGCCTCCTACGCCGACCGTAACGCCGGAACCGGTCATCACTAACGAGACGGTCACTCCCATCGGGGTGAACGCGTCCGGAATAGCGACCTGCCGGATGGTCTTCGTATCGTCTGATAACGTGGCTGCCCTCCTCCTCGACGAAGGGGTCCGGGCTCTCTGCGATAGCGGGACTTCCCTTGAGAGTATCAGCGTCGATCCCATCGATGCGGCGGATCTTCCCGCATCACCCAATGGAATTGCCGTACTTGTTCCCGGATACGCCTACCAGTTCGGGCCCGAGGGCGCATCCTTCGACCCTGCCGTCACAGTGACGTTCACGCTCCCTGATGAGATATGGGACGAGCATATTGCCGGAAACAGCACATTCTCGGTGAAGTGGTATAACGGGATGGCCGGAGTCTGGGAAGATATTCCGGCGACCGTAGACGATACAACCCGGACGGTCTCGGCATCGATCGATCACTTCAGCATCTATGCGCTCTTCACCGAGTCGCCGGCCGCCGATCCCCTTGCTGCGGGAGTCGTCGTCCTGGCTGATTCGGAAGCGGTAGACAGCAGCGGCGGATTACCGTTCATGCAGATCGCGCTCGGGCTGTGTGCTCTCTTCGTCCTGGTCGGTGGAGCATACATCTACGCCGGGCGGCACAGGCAGTAA
- the endA gene encoding tRNA-intron lyase produces MKAIFDGRWVRLGGEGRTLYEQGGYGRPEGGGLRLAPQEALYLMERGKVEVQEYSFDALLGYFAGQQNFIRSYLVYRDIRERGYVVQPGPHDFRVFRRGHKPGGGRSQYLIRVLSERDLIEFERLSEDVLSSTNMRKQYVLAVVDDEDELTYYEVKVQNLPEIAPPAHGEPVNAAVYGTYALAHLSPGSTLEENWYGKRLDAERLMLRPVETIYLVRRDGLSLRSDGAVIDADTFVEIVGEKDVEIREKERVYADLRDKGYIPRTGYKFGHHFRVYSGKKTHSEMLVHAMPSGVSLPMSTISRSVRLAHSVKKKMLFGCVQSIDIRYVEFTRIKL; encoded by the coding sequence GTGAAGGCGATATTCGACGGGAGATGGGTGCGGCTCGGCGGGGAAGGGCGCACCCTCTACGAACAGGGCGGGTACGGCAGACCGGAAGGAGGGGGGCTGCGCCTCGCACCGCAGGAGGCTCTATACCTTATGGAGCGCGGAAAGGTCGAGGTGCAGGAGTATTCCTTCGATGCACTGCTCGGCTACTTTGCCGGCCAGCAGAACTTCATCAGGAGCTACCTCGTCTACCGGGATATCCGTGAGCGGGGCTATGTGGTACAGCCCGGACCCCATGATTTCCGGGTGTTTCGCCGGGGGCACAAACCAGGCGGCGGGAGATCGCAGTACCTTATTCGCGTGCTCTCCGAGCGTGACCTCATTGAGTTCGAGAGACTCAGCGAAGATGTCCTCTCCTCAACCAATATGCGCAAACAGTACGTCCTCGCAGTCGTGGACGACGAGGACGAGCTGACCTACTACGAGGTCAAGGTGCAGAATCTGCCTGAAATTGCCCCTCCGGCTCACGGCGAGCCGGTGAACGCAGCCGTCTACGGAACCTATGCGCTTGCTCACCTCTCTCCCGGTTCGACCCTTGAGGAGAACTGGTATGGAAAGAGGCTTGATGCGGAACGGCTGATGCTCCGCCCCGTCGAGACGATCTATCTCGTTCGGCGTGACGGCCTCTCTCTCCGGTCGGACGGTGCGGTAATCGACGCCGATACGTTTGTGGAGATTGTGGGTGAAAAGGACGTTGAGATCCGCGAGAAGGAGCGCGTGTATGCGGATCTCCGGGACAAAGGCTACATCCCGAGAACCGGGTACAAGTTCGGCCATCACTTCCGTGTCTACTCCGGGAAAAAGACGCATTCGGAGATGCTGGTGCATGCGATGCCGTCCGGTGTCTCGCTCCCGATGAGCACTATCTCCCGGTCGGTCAGGCTCGCCCACAGCGTCAAAAAGAAGATGCTGTTTGGCTGTGTACAGAGTATCGACATACGGTATGTCGAATTTACACGAATAAAACTGTGA